From Coffea arabica cultivar ET-39 chromosome 2e, Coffea Arabica ET-39 HiFi, whole genome shotgun sequence, the proteins below share one genomic window:
- the LOC140037042 gene encoding uncharacterized protein isoform X1, which produces MSNKRSLSLSGPATPARASETSSVHSFTASNDYIESLVNYFKMPRDHTTAKAHWDENMEIHFCMTYVEWKKSGEWNPNIYTEANWMKLAAHLNSSWGKQYMWTVYHSKYTRLRRIWHAFAKLKGLRLSAETGIGWDENRRCFMADESQWRNLQMDAVGAIDGTHIPASVSSGQQVAYTNRHGVQSQNVLAVCDHDMRFAYVYAGWEGSAHDARVLDGALTYPNHFPMPPQANTTWLIPRTETYPVSYHPIEDAKRMLVIVEGGDLPRPRNFLITDILCSAMSLSEHLVFLKGDLLSCGAPYPTT; this is translated from the exons ATGTCCAACAAGCGCAGTCTATCATTGTCCGGTCCAGCAACCCCCGCTCGTGCATCCGAGACTTCTTCTGTCCACTCATTCACAGCATCAAATGACTACATCGAGTCCTTAGTTAACTACTTCAAG ATGCCTCGTGACCATACTACCGCAAAAGCTCACTGGGATGAAAACATGGAGATACACTTCTGTATGACATACGTTGAGTGGAAAAAAAGTGGGGAGTGGAATCCAAACATCTACACCGAGGCAAACTGGATGAAACTGGCTGCCCATCTTAATTCCAGTTGGGGAAAGCAGTATATGTGGACTGTCTACCATTCGAAATACACGCGTTTGAGGAGGATTTGGCATGCATTTGCCAAATTAAAAGGTCTGCGACTCTCGGCCGAAACTGGAATTGGGTGGGACGAGAATAGGAGATGCTTTATGGCCGATGAATCTCAGTGGAGGAATCTGCAAATG GATGCAGTTGGGGCCATTGACGGGACACATATACCCGCTTCTGTTTCGAGTGGACAGCAGGTGGCATACACAAATAGACACGGAGTGCAATCACAAAATGTGTTGGCTGTATGTGATCATGATATGAGATTCGCATACGTGTATGCAGGTTGGGAGGGAAGTGCCCATGATGCTCGTGTTTTAGATGGGGCTCTAACGTACCCAAATCATTTCCCAATGCCCCCCCAG GCAAATACTACTTGGTTGATTCCGCGTACCGAAACTTACCCGGTTTCTTACCACCCTATAGAGGACGCCAAGCGGATGTTAGTGATCGTAGAAGGGGGAGATTTGCCACGGCCAAGGAACTTTTTAATTACTGACATTCTATGCTCCGCAATGTCATTGAGCGAACATTTGGTGTTCTTAAAAGGAGATTTGCTATCTTGCGGGGCGCCATACCCCACTACATGA
- the LOC140037042 gene encoding uncharacterized protein isoform X2, which yields MPRDHTTAKAHWDENMEIHFCMTYVEWKKSGEWNPNIYTEANWMKLAAHLNSSWGKQYMWTVYHSKYTRLRRIWHAFAKLKGLRLSAETGIGWDENRRCFMADESQWRNLQMDAVGAIDGTHIPASVSSGQQVAYTNRHGVQSQNVLAVCDHDMRFAYVYAGWEGSAHDARVLDGALTYPNHFPMPPQANTTWLIPRTETYPVSYHPIEDAKRMLVIVEGGDLPRPRNFLITDILCSAMSLSEHLVFLKGDLLSCGAPYPTT from the exons ATGCCTCGTGACCATACTACCGCAAAAGCTCACTGGGATGAAAACATGGAGATACACTTCTGTATGACATACGTTGAGTGGAAAAAAAGTGGGGAGTGGAATCCAAACATCTACACCGAGGCAAACTGGATGAAACTGGCTGCCCATCTTAATTCCAGTTGGGGAAAGCAGTATATGTGGACTGTCTACCATTCGAAATACACGCGTTTGAGGAGGATTTGGCATGCATTTGCCAAATTAAAAGGTCTGCGACTCTCGGCCGAAACTGGAATTGGGTGGGACGAGAATAGGAGATGCTTTATGGCCGATGAATCTCAGTGGAGGAATCTGCAAATG GATGCAGTTGGGGCCATTGACGGGACACATATACCCGCTTCTGTTTCGAGTGGACAGCAGGTGGCATACACAAATAGACACGGAGTGCAATCACAAAATGTGTTGGCTGTATGTGATCATGATATGAGATTCGCATACGTGTATGCAGGTTGGGAGGGAAGTGCCCATGATGCTCGTGTTTTAGATGGGGCTCTAACGTACCCAAATCATTTCCCAATGCCCCCCCAG GCAAATACTACTTGGTTGATTCCGCGTACCGAAACTTACCCGGTTTCTTACCACCCTATAGAGGACGCCAAGCGGATGTTAGTGATCGTAGAAGGGGGAGATTTGCCACGGCCAAGGAACTTTTTAATTACTGACATTCTATGCTCCGCAATGTCATTGAGCGAACATTTGGTGTTCTTAAAAGGAGATTTGCTATCTTGCGGGGCGCCATACCCCACTACATGA